A genomic segment from Aspergillus puulaauensis MK2 DNA, chromosome 1, nearly complete sequence encodes:
- a CDS encoding uncharacterized protein (COG:S;~EggNog:ENOG410PH56;~InterPro:IPR034443), with the protein MMVPRGFLFSSIPSPKPLERNVKQRPLVAVSSIDMMPQKDESALQLPIESNSQSMHTTPVVIPPKRGHRTASPLTGTVRKDPRTPKRTRVSRQSSPTTLGDRPVPTSLASILEATAIPVPRRSWAARESRKLPRGNHVQDFSKLLMDGLDDPAFCGTGNSALDVLLSPPEEIEKSSASSDGGSESLSYSAPSISADSVPSLDADLETPSSLSTPFTPSSQRSSSEKSSRRRRPSNCENCVSDHPLLDRAQPESEDEQTVNSHKSCPLDSPPPKGLAASRSFPRLGSFKSNLTASLRAIKSAAQTVSTFASPSVQPDDFLTRSLFTITPKMTDDRRPPPMNETPPPALRRYLNPTMFSPAEMYSFQDQPHESLDSQNCAISVQMQTYHRSGKTWSQRGRFQFSSSKNRSRQSSPFDPETPPMSRPREPRENSDFLRMVVLETNMRRRGKLRDDIPTRARVCLPPRKTGQTKLVPFEYEEEDELEPAIPSRWIGISIESF; encoded by the coding sequence ATGATGGTTCCTAGGGGCTTTCTCTTTAGCTCAATACCTTCGCCAAAGCCGCTTGAACGAAACGTGAAACAGCGGCCCCTAGTTGCAGTGTCTTCGATCGACATGATGCCGCAAAAGGATGAGTCGGCTCTTCAGTTACCAATCGAGTCCAACTCGCAGAGCATGCACACTACTCCGGTCGTCATCCCTCCCAAGCGCGGTCACCGAACGGCATCTCCGCTCACTGGCACAGTAAGGAAAGACCCAAGGACCCCGAAAAGAACCCGAGTTTCTCGCCAGTCATCGCCGACGACCCTGGGTGACCGGCCGGTACCGACATCTCTCGCATCTATATTGGAAGCCACTGCAATCCCTGTCCCACGGCGAAGTTGGGCTGCTCGGGAATCTCGCAAGCTTCCTCGTGGGAACCATGTGCAAGACTTCAGCAAGTTACTGATGGACGGACTGGATGACCCAGCATTCTGTGGCACGGGAAACTCCGCACTGGACGTCCTACTTAGTCCTCCGGAAGAGATCGAGAAATCTTCCGCCTCAAGTGATGGTGGCAGCGAATCGCTTTCATATTCTGCGCCATCTATCTCGGCCGACTCTGTGCCATCTCTGGATGCGGACTTGGAAACCCCTTCAAGTCTCTCCACACCGTTTACCCCGTCTAGTCAACGAAGCTCTTCTGAGAAGAGCTcacggcgccggcgcccaTCCAATTGCGAGAATTGTGTTTCTGATCACCCACTTCTAGACAGGGCGCAACCAGAGTCGGAAGATGAGCAAACAGTAAACAGTCATAAGTCATGTCCGCTAGACTCTCCACCTCCCAAAGGTTTAGCCGCCTCACGGTCCTTCCCGCGCCTGGGGTCATTTAAGTCGAACCTAACAGCTTCGCTAAGAGCGATCAAATCAGCAGCGCAAACTGTTTCAACTTTTGCATCACCATCGGTTCAGCCCGATGACTTCCTCACCCGCTCATTGTTCACCATCACCCCGAAAATGACGGATGACCGGAGACCTCCTCCGATGAATGAAACACCACCTCCAGCCTTGCGTCGGTATCTGAATCCAACCATGTTCTCGCCTGCGGAGATGTATAGCTTCCAGGACCAACCGCATGAATCGCTTGACTCGCAGAATTGCGCGATCTCAGTCCAGATGCAAACATACCATCGTTCAGGAAAGACTTGGTCCCAAAGGGGGCGCTTCCAGTTCTCCAGCTCTAAGAACCGCAGCCGACAGTCTTCGCCTTTTGATCCCGAGACACCTCCAATGTCACGTCCGCGAGAACCTCGAGAGAATAGCGACTTCCTTCGCATGGTTGTTCTAGAGACAAACATGAGACGCCGAGGAAAACTACGAGATGACATCCCCACTCGAGCTCGGGTCTGCCTACCCCCTCGTAAGACTGGCCAAACCAAACTCGTTCCATTCGAgtatgaggaagaagatgagctAGAACCTGCTATTCCGTCTCGATGGATTGGAATTTCCATTGAATCATTCTGA
- the LIG4 gene encoding DNA ligase (ATP) DNL4 (COG:L;~EggNog:ENOG410PFMH;~InterPro:IPR012308,IPR012309,IPR036420,IPR029710, IPR036599,IPR001357,IPR000977,IPR016059,IPR012310, IPR012340,IPR044125;~PFAM:PF04675,PF16589,PF01068,PF00533,PF04679, PF09414;~go_function: GO:0003677 - DNA binding [Evidence IEA];~go_function: GO:0003909 - DNA ligase activity [Evidence IEA];~go_function: GO:0003910 - DNA ligase (ATP) activity [Evidence IEA];~go_function: GO:0005524 - ATP binding [Evidence IEA];~go_process: GO:0006281 - DNA repair [Evidence IEA];~go_process: GO:0006310 - DNA recombination [Evidence IEA];~go_process: GO:0051103 - DNA ligation involved in DNA repair [Evidence IEA];~go_process: GO:0071897 - DNA biosynthetic process [Evidence IEA]), producing the protein MDRDENMREVMEDEETDLDEKYPNRPRNTAPTLPFHDLFETLFRPLSEIKKKPAGPPGGRRKVGPHGQPATNLNPFERRRDVIDRFISRWRKEVGDDIYPAFRLILPDKDRDRAMYGMKEKMIGKMLVKIMKIDKNSEDGFNLLNWKLPGQAATSSMAGDFAGRCYDVVSKRPMRTEAGHMLIEEVNEKLDQLSTASKEEQQLPILAEFYRRMNPEELMWLIRIILRQMKVGATERTFFDVWHPDAENLYSISSSLRRVCWELHDPNIRLDAEDRGVSLMQCFQPQLAQFQMQSLDRMISRMRPTEDDTVFWIEEKLDGERMQIHMVSDASVPGGKRFKFWSRKAKDYTYLYGNGIYDEAGSLTRHLKDAFADGVDNLILDGEMITWNTEQDAPEPFGTLKTAALSEQRSPFQQGIHPLLRIFDILYLNGRDLTRYTLRDRRNALQKVIKPVHRRFEIHSFEEATAKAEVEASLRRAVAEASEGLVLKNPRSPYRLNERHDDWMKVKPEYMTEFGESLDLVVIGGYYGSGHRGGNLSSFLCGLRVDEGQSSQGSKPTKCYSFCKVGGGFTAADYANIRHHTDGKWTEWNPKRPPTAYIELAGGDAQHERPDMWIKPENSVVLCVKAASVSVSDQFRIGLTLRFPRFKRLRMDKDWSSALSVQEFLDLKSNVEQEQKEKEFNVENFRKKRVKTSTKKPLTVAGYSEDAEVQYSGPSRHIFNGLNFYILTDTNSPVKKSKTELESLVKANGGKIYQTNSAAPNTICIADRRTVKAASLQKSGDADIIRPSWILDCIRQSEIDAGLPDLLLPLEPRHMFFTTRDKEESVSASVDQFKDSYARDTTVEELRDLLEQMGKEREDNETCSLEAIERVTESIQGKVDSGWTMPSGWLFKGLTVYFPKNGEDDLESNSLQPKQSHRTHLARNTVRFAGASVTHSSKDPSVTHIVVGPETPASEVSTLRETLSTWKKIPHIVKVDWIEESWKERTLLDEERFQPSRK; encoded by the exons ATGGATCGCGATGAAAACATGCGCGAAGTTATGGAGGACGAAGAGACCGATCTTGATGAAAA ATATCCGAATCGTCCTCGAAACACTGCTCCCACCTTGCCATTCCACGATCTCTTCGAGACTCTCTTCCGCCCTCTTAgtgaaataaaaaagaagcCTGCTGGGCCACCAGGAGGTCGCAGAAAAGTCGGTCCTcatggccagccagccacAAATCTTAATCCATTTGAGAGACGGCGTGATGTAATAGATCGCTTCATTTCAAGATGGCGGAAAGAGGTGGGCGATGACATATACCCCGCATTCCGATTAATCCTTCCAGACAAGGACCGAGACCGGGCAATGTATGGGATGAAAGAGAAGATGATAGGGAAGATGCTCGTTAAAATTATGAAGATTGATAAGAACTCCGAGGATGGGTTTAATCTTTTGAACTGGAAGCTTCCTGGGCAAGCGGCCACCTCCAGCATGGCAGGCGATTTTGCCGGAAGGTGCTATGATGTCGTCTCGAAACGGCCAATGCGCACGGAAGCCGGGCATATGTTGATCGAAGAAGTTAACGAGAAGCTTGACCAGCTATCCACTgcgtcgaaggaggagcagcagtTGCCGATTCTTGCGGAGTTCTACCGTCGCATGAACCCTGAGGAGCTCATGTGGTTGATCCGGATTATACTTCGGCAGATGAAAGTGGGAGCGACAGAGCGGACCTTCTTTGATGTGTGGCATCCTGATGCGGAAAACCTCTACAGTATATCAAGCAGTCTTCGCCGTGTTTGCTGGGAGCTCCACGACCCCAATATCCGGCTTGATGCAGAAGATCGAGGTGTTTCATTGATGCAATGTTTCCAGCCACAGCTCGCGCAGTTTCAGATGCAGTCATTGGATCGCATGATTTCCCGCATGAGACCAACGGAGGATGATACTGTTTTCTGGATTGAGGAAAAGCTTGATGGAGAACGTATGCAGATTCATATGGTGTCTGATGCTTCTGTACCAGGCGGCAAAAGGTTCAAATTTTGGTCACGAAAAGCCAAAGACTACACATATCTTTACGGCAATGGCATATATGATGAGGCAGGTTCCTTGACCCGACACCTCAAAGACGCCTTCGCAGACGGGGTCGATAACCTGATACTAGATGGCGAAATGATTACCTGGAACACTGAACAAGATGCCCCTGAACCCTTTGGTACACTCAAGACGGCTGCTTTATCTGAGCAAAGGAGTCCATTTCAACAAGGCATCCACCCGCTACTCCGCATTTTTGATATCCTCTATCTCAACGGTCGAGACCTGACAAGGTACACACTACGTGATCGTCGAAATGCTTTACAGAAAGTCATAAAGCCTGTACATCGACGATTTGAAATACATTCATTCGAAGAGGCTACTGCCAAGGCCGAGGTTGAAGCTTCGCTCAGGAGGGCGGTTGCGGAAGCTTCTGAAGGCCTAGTTCTAAAGAATCCTAGGTCCCCATACCGCTTGAATGAGCGACACGATGACTGGATGAAAGTGAAGCCCGAATATATGACCGAGTTTGGGGAATCTCTTGACCTCGTCGTGATCGGAGGCTACTACGGATCTGGCCATCGAGGCGGCAACCTTTCTAGCTTCTTGTGCGGCTTGAGGGTTGATGAGGGCCAGTCTTCTCAAGGGTCGAAACCCACCAAGTGTTACTCTTTCTGCAAAGTAGGCGGAGGTTTCACGGCCGCCGACTATGCGAACATCCGACATCACACCGACGGCAAGTGGACGGAGTGGAACCCTAAAAGGCCGCCCACGGCATATATTGAACTTGCAGGGGGCGATGCTCAGCACGAACGACCAGATATGTGGATCAAACCCGAGAATTCGGTGGTCCTCTGTGTGAAAGCGGCCTCCGTGTCGGTTAGTGATCAGTTTCGAATCGGCTTGACGCTTCGGTTTCCGCGGTTCAAGCGGCTGCGCATGGATAAGGACTGGAGTAGTGCACTGTCTGTGCAGGAATTCCTAGATCTGAAGTCCAACGTcgaacaagaacaaaaagagaaggagTTCAATGTTGAGAACTTTCGCAAGAAACGGGTAAAGACGTCGACTAAGAAGCCGCTTACGGTAGCGGGATATagcgaggatgcagaggtTCAATATTCTGGCCCATCAAGGCATATATTCAATGGGCTCAACTTCT ATATCTTAACCGATACAAATTCGCCAGtcaagaagtcaaagacgGAACTGGAAAGCCTGGTGAAAGCCAATGGAGGCAAAATTTATCAAACGAATAGCGCCGCTCCCAATACGATTTGTATCGCAGATAGGA GAACCGTGAAAGCAGCATCGTTGCAGAAAAGTGGCGATGCCGACATCATACGACCATCTTGGATACTTGACTGTATCCGACAAAGTGAAATTGACGCTGGTCTTCCAGatttgcttcttcctcttgaGCCTAG GCATATGTTTTTCACCACAAGAGATAAGGAAGAATCAGTATCAGCGAGCGTAGATCAATTCAAAGACAGTTATGCTCGTGATACCACAGTCGAAGAGCTGCGGGAT CTTCTAGAGCAAATGGGCAAAGAACGGGAGGACAATGAAACCTGTAGTCTTGAAGCCATTGAAAGGGTTACAGAAAGTATCCAAGGAAAGGTCGATTCTGGTTGGACAATGCCGTCTGGGTGGCTATTCAAGGGATTGACCGTATATTTCCCTAAaaatggcgaggatgatctGGAATCAAACAGTCTTCAACCAAAACAGTCACATCGAACCCACCTAGCCAGGAATACCGTGAGGTTTGCAGGTGCAAGCGTGACACACTCATCGAAGGATCCATCCGTTACACATATCGTCGTCGGCCCAGAAACCCCAGCATCGGAAGTATCTACACTTCGCGAAACGTTATCAACGTGGAAAAAGATTCCGCACATTGTCAAGGTCGATTGGATCGAGGAAAGCTGGAAAGAGCGGACACTCTTGGATGAAGAGC GCTTCCAACCGTCCCGAAAATAA